The following are encoded in a window of Ranitomeya variabilis isolate aRanVar5 chromosome 8, aRanVar5.hap1, whole genome shotgun sequence genomic DNA:
- the LOC143788831 gene encoding uncharacterized protein LOC143788831 — MESISSTIKLLFPRCVMAGIDLKDAYYHLPIHAEHQQYLRVAVILEGQELGWIINFEKSRLNPDTTQMFLGIQLDSIQGADVRVFSDNSTTVAYVNRQGGTRSGSLMTIAGEIFQFAETHLASLSALHIRGIENTKADYLSRNRLRQGEWSLNRTVFRLITRAWGVPQIDLFATRGNRQVERFASLNSMDHPDISITSGKGSLRLIKHIQDKHNANPEVLSFTGIEKVNFRPQGGNHDKALLRQEARWILKSNAQGPLRLNDRIDLVIGPIKEMTCS; from the exons atggaatccattagttctaccatcaagcttttgttccctaggtgtgtcatggccgggatagacctaaaagatgcttactatcaccttcctatacatgccgaacaccagcagtatctaagagtagcggtcatcctggagggacag gagttgggttggattatcaacttcgaaaagtccagactgaatccagacactactcaaatgtttctagggatccagctagactcc attcaaggagcagatgtaagagttttctcagacaactccaccacagtggcctatgtaaaccgtcagggcggtacacggtcaggaagtctgatgaccatcgcaggggagatcttccagttcgcagagactcatcttgcgtccctatcagccctacacatcagaggaatagagaataccaaagcggactacctcagtcgaaacaggctgcgccagggagaatggtccttaaacagaaccgtgttcagactaataacaagagcatggggagtgcctcagatagatctatttgccacaagaggcaacagacaggtagaaagattcgcttccctgaactcgatggatcatccagacat ATCCATCACTTCTGGAAAGGGTTCTTTACGATTGATTAAACACATTCAAGATAAGCACAATGCTAATCCTGAGGTTTTGAGTTTTACAGGGATCGAGAAAGTCAACTTCCGACCCCAAGGAGGCAATCATGATAAAGCTTTGCTGAGGCAAGAAGCCCGATGGATTCTGAAATCAAATGCGCAAGGTCCCTTGAGATTAAATGACCGGATTGACTTGGTCATAGGTCCTATAAAGGAAATGACCTGTAGTTAA